In Acetoanaerobium noterae, the following are encoded in one genomic region:
- the abc-f gene encoding ribosomal protection-like ABC-F family protein, which translates to MISIAMNNIKKSFGVDVILEDISFTINEGERVALVGSNGTGKTTLFKIITKEVDYDLGDIFYAKDLSIGYLSQHVDIENDNTLIEEVLTVFEEVMLLEKEIRVLEHDIAEAGSLEDHDKLDRLMKQYTKKTDEFTKINGYAYNSEAKGILIGLGFKEEDLSKKVRMLSGGEKTRVMLGKLLLKKPDILLLDEPTNHLDTDSVQWLEAFLRQYRGTIFVISHDRYFLDQLTNRTFELFNKSIRVYNGNYSYYISQREIQAELDEKAYEENLAERKRQQEVIDQLKAFGREKQVKRARSREKLLDKMDVVEKPNYMKKRAKITFEPSVKSGKDVLKARGLSKSYGERCLFQNVDLDIYRGEKIALIGANGAGKSTLFNILLGVDKSFDGDIDFGTNVYPVYFDQERDDLQPDKTVLEEVWSTYPNFTETKVRNMLGAFLFTGDEVYKLIGTLSGGEKARISLLKLMLSDSNFLFLDEPTNHLDIESKEVLEDAITNYEGTVFVISHDRYFLNKVPDQILVLEDQSVKSYLGNYDYYIEKRAAEKAALEFANQREDTTTKTQLKIQRKKDKEKEKEEKKLKKQITETEEAIHNTELEIENLNELLCLEEIYSNPEKVKEVAEQKSDKEKILHELMSTWEMLLEAQQD; encoded by the coding sequence ATGATATCTATAGCAATGAATAATATAAAAAAGAGCTTTGGGGTCGATGTCATACTAGAGGATATCTCGTTTACAATAAATGAAGGCGAACGAGTGGCACTAGTAGGGTCAAACGGCACAGGAAAAACTACCCTCTTTAAAATCATAACCAAGGAAGTAGATTATGACTTAGGAGATATTTTTTATGCAAAGGATTTGTCCATTGGATATCTCTCTCAGCATGTGGATATAGAAAACGATAACACTTTAATAGAAGAAGTGCTTACGGTTTTTGAAGAGGTTATGCTTCTAGAAAAGGAAATCAGAGTGCTAGAGCACGACATAGCTGAAGCTGGTTCTTTAGAAGACCACGACAAGCTAGATAGACTTATGAAGCAATACACAAAGAAAACCGATGAGTTTACAAAAATTAACGGCTATGCATATAATTCAGAAGCAAAAGGCATACTTATCGGCTTAGGCTTTAAGGAAGAGGATTTAAGTAAAAAGGTAAGGATGCTTTCAGGAGGAGAAAAAACTAGAGTAATGCTAGGAAAGCTACTTCTAAAAAAGCCTGATATACTCCTTCTTGATGAGCCAACAAACCACCTAGACACCGATTCTGTTCAGTGGCTAGAGGCTTTTCTACGTCAATATAGAGGAACTATCTTCGTGATATCCCATGACAGATATTTCCTAGACCAGCTTACAAATAGAACCTTCGAGCTTTTTAACAAGTCTATTCGAGTATATAATGGCAACTATTCCTATTATATCTCGCAAAGAGAAATACAAGCTGAGCTAGATGAAAAAGCCTACGAAGAAAATCTAGCTGAAAGAAAACGCCAACAAGAAGTAATAGACCAGCTAAAGGCTTTTGGAAGAGAAAAACAAGTAAAACGTGCTAGAAGTAGAGAAAAGCTTCTTGATAAAATGGATGTAGTAGAAAAGCCAAACTACATGAAAAAACGGGCAAAGATTACTTTTGAGCCTTCAGTTAAAAGCGGTAAGGATGTATTAAAAGCAAGAGGCTTAAGTAAGTCATACGGAGAAAGATGTCTATTTCAAAACGTGGATTTGGATATATACAGAGGAGAAAAAATTGCACTCATCGGAGCCAATGGAGCTGGAAAATCAACTTTGTTCAATATACTTCTTGGAGTAGACAAAAGCTTTGATGGAGATATAGATTTTGGAACCAATGTGTATCCAGTTTATTTTGACCAGGAAAGAGATGATTTACAGCCTGATAAAACTGTGCTTGAAGAAGTATGGTCTACCTATCCTAACTTTACAGAAACAAAAGTAAGAAATATGCTAGGAGCTTTCCTATTTACAGGCGACGAGGTATACAAGCTAATAGGAACCTTGAGCGGAGGCGAAAAAGCTAGGATTTCGCTACTTAAGCTCATGCTTTCAGATTCAAACTTTTTATTTCTAGATGAGCCTACAAACCATCTCGATATAGAATCTAAAGAGGTTCTTGAGGATGCTATCACGAACTATGAAGGAACTGTGTTTGTAATCTCCCACGATAGATATTTTTTAAATAAGGTACCTGATCAAATCCTAGTATTAGAAGACCAGAGCGTAAAAAGCTATCTAGGCAACTACGATTACTATATCGAAAAACGTGCAGCTGAAAAAGCTGCTCTAGAGTTTGCTAACCAAAGAGAGGATACTACTACCAAAACTCAGCTTAAAATCCAGCGCAAGAAGGACAAGGAAAAAGAAAAAGAAGAGAAAAAATTAAAAAAGCAAATCACAGAAACTGAAGAAGCTATTCATAATACTGAGCTAGAAATAGAAAATCTAAATGAACTGCTTTGCCTTGAGGAAATCTATTCAAATCCCGAAAAAGTCAAGGAAGTTGCAGAGCAAAAATCAGACAAAGAAAAAATCCTGCATGAGCTTATGAGCACTTGGGAAATGCTACTAGAAGCCCAGCAGGATTAA
- a CDS encoding redox-sensing transcriptional repressor Rex, which yields MSKKVSMAVIRRLPKYHRYLADLLDKEVYRISSKELSEIIGFTASQIRQDLNNFGGFGQQGYGYNVEELYNELSKILGLDKSYNTIILGAGNLGQALANYSGFRRSGFKVKALFDINPRLVGIKIQDLEVMDVEKMEEFIKKEDITIAVICTPKEKAQESANKLIEYGIKGIWNFAPMDITVPENIKVEEVNLSESLYVLSYMLNDGLM from the coding sequence ATGTCTAAAAAAGTATCAATGGCTGTTATTAGGAGACTGCCTAAATATCACAGATATTTGGCTGATCTTTTGGATAAGGAAGTGTACAGAATTTCATCTAAGGAGCTTAGTGAAATTATAGGGTTTACAGCTTCGCAAATCAGGCAAGATCTTAATAACTTTGGAGGATTTGGACAACAAGGATACGGCTACAATGTAGAAGAGCTATATAATGAGCTAAGCAAAATTTTGGGACTTGATAAATCTTACAACACAATAATTCTAGGAGCAGGAAACTTAGGACAGGCTCTTGCTAATTACAGCGGCTTTAGAAGATCTGGCTTTAAAGTAAAAGCCCTATTTGACATCAACCCTAGATTAGTAGGAATCAAAATCCAAGACCTAGAAGTAATGGATGTAGAAAAAATGGAAGAGTTTATTAAGAAGGAAGATATCACTATAGCTGTGATTTGTACTCCTAAAGAAAAAGCTCAAGAATCTGCCAACAAATTAATCGAGTACGGTATCAAAGGTATTTGGAATTTTGCACCTATGGATATCACTGTGCCAGAGAATATTAAGGTAGAGGAAGTAAATTTATCAGAAAGTTTATATGTGCTATCATATATGCTGAACGATGGTTTAATGTAA
- the nuoE gene encoding NADH-quinone oxidoreductase subunit NuoE codes for MACNCSNKVEEVRELVDLSLIDPIIEKYGKVKGATITILQGVQEEYGYIPSESLTYIAQKTGMKEAKLYGVATFYTQFRMNPVGKNLILLCQGTACHVNGASTIEKAICEELGITEGETTPDKIFTFTNVACLGCCSLAPVMMINGETYAKLTPEKTVEVLRNLRKEAQGEMEGK; via the coding sequence ATGGCATGCAATTGCAGCAATAAGGTAGAAGAAGTACGTGAGCTAGTGGATCTAAGCCTTATAGATCCGATTATCGAGAAATATGGTAAGGTTAAAGGCGCGACTATAACAATACTTCAAGGTGTTCAGGAAGAATATGGTTATATTCCGTCAGAGTCACTTACATATATTGCTCAAAAAACTGGTATGAAAGAAGCCAAGCTTTACGGAGTGGCAACTTTTTACACGCAGTTTAGAATGAATCCAGTCGGTAAAAATCTTATTTTGCTATGTCAAGGAACGGCTTGTCACGTTAACGGTGCAAGTACAATAGAAAAAGCTATATGCGAAGAACTTGGAATAACAGAAGGTGAAACGACCCCGGATAAAATATTTACATTTACTAACGTGGCCTGTCTAGGATGCTGTAGTTTGGCTCCTGTTATGATGATTAACGGGGAAACTTATGCTAAGCTTACTCCAGAAAAGACAGTAGAGGTTCTTAGAAATTTAAGAAAAGAAGCCCAAGGCGAAATGGAGGGTAAATAA